One part of the Teredinibacter purpureus genome encodes these proteins:
- a CDS encoding ATP-grasp domain-containing protein — translation MFSRAYIQQNNGTYGVEESLVIAELDKRNIPYEGIGKKQILRRSLSLDKESLIVGDVDVMYGAMKQLGIVIPNAESYPSSLESLMFRIAKIGRIIDLESLLRDGNSIFSKPASTQKKFTGRVFETEQDLYYLGGVSRKLDVWLAGLVNFVSEFRVYVVESSIRAIEHYEGDVSTAPSIDVIQKAIDSLDSSGQSYAGYAIDFGVLDSGETALVEMNDGFAIGAYNDISSSDYTDMIFARWAQLLSTI, via the coding sequence ATGTTCTCTAGGGCCTATATTCAACAGAACAATGGCACGTATGGAGTAGAAGAATCTCTAGTCATTGCTGAGCTTGATAAAAGGAATATCCCTTATGAAGGTATTGGTAAAAAACAAATACTCAGGAGAAGCTTATCTCTAGATAAAGAGTCGTTGATTGTAGGTGACGTAGACGTTATGTACGGAGCTATGAAGCAGCTCGGTATAGTCATACCGAATGCTGAATCTTATCCTTCGTCTTTAGAATCGTTAATGTTTAGAATTGCTAAAATAGGCCGGATAATTGATTTAGAGTCACTTCTTCGCGACGGGAATTCTATTTTTTCAAAACCTGCGAGCACTCAAAAGAAATTTACAGGTAGAGTGTTTGAAACGGAGCAAGATTTATATTATCTAGGAGGCGTTTCTAGAAAACTGGATGTGTGGTTAGCTGGACTAGTTAATTTTGTAAGCGAATTCCGAGTTTACGTTGTCGAATCATCAATTAGAGCAATCGAGCACTACGAGGGTGATGTATCAACTGCACCTTCCATTGACGTGATCCAAAAGGCAATTGATTCATTAGATTCATCAGGGCAATCATACGCCGGTTACGCTATTGACTTTGGTGTATTGGATTCTGGCGAGACAGCATTGGTCGAAATGAATGATGGTTTTGCGATTGGAGCATACAATGACATTTCCAGCTCAGATTATACAGATATGATTTTTGCTAGATGGGCTCAATTGCTATCAACAATATAA
- a CDS encoding KAP family P-loop NTPase fold protein encodes MWSDTESDVDYLNFGEVSQLAVDVLKSPNMLPVSIGVFGNWGAGKSSLLKLIENDLKQSNQDWVVIQFDAWLYQGFDDARAALLEVIATHLQKEAEGNKGLIEKTQSLLGRVDRFRALGLLAEGAALVSGMPTGGLLSRGIGAVAGLSDGIQDEDEYKGLDKAAKEAKKELGGLLKAEKKSTPPKQIAEFRKEYGEILDGLNKPLVVVIDNLDRCLPSNAIHTLEAIRLFLFLPNTAFVVAADEGMIRSSVANHFKGASERHQIDYLDKLIQIPIRVPKAGVREIRSYLFMLYAVFHEVPKDKLETLRLELERSLKESWKEEAIPKQKALEFAGGDSDGALAMAYDRADRIAPILANSPIIHGNPRIVKRLLNVVRMRSQVAERRNMPIDEAVITKLVIFERCMGAEATADLYRMIDGEKGTPKLLQDLESGEDVTCPDSWNLSPVSKDFVVNWSSLPPSLGGMDLRAAIYLSRETMPIGSYADGLSPQAEELLKVLADVLNTSSPAATDAVAAIAPLEIVPVMEGLINNLRQITSWTKKPHGFAGACLLARRSPDAATILARFILSITRERMSPWMKTLLKDENWYKES; translated from the coding sequence ATGTGGTCAGATACAGAATCGGATGTCGACTACCTGAATTTTGGGGAAGTCTCACAATTAGCTGTTGATGTGCTCAAGTCACCAAACATGCTGCCAGTATCTATTGGTGTTTTTGGGAATTGGGGTGCGGGAAAATCGTCTCTGCTCAAACTTATAGAGAATGATCTAAAGCAGTCGAACCAAGATTGGGTGGTAATTCAGTTTGACGCCTGGCTGTACCAGGGGTTCGATGATGCACGGGCTGCTTTGCTGGAAGTGATCGCCACCCACCTTCAAAAAGAGGCAGAAGGCAATAAGGGTCTTATCGAGAAAACGCAAAGCCTCTTAGGCCGAGTAGATCGTTTTAGAGCGCTAGGCTTATTGGCTGAAGGAGCTGCATTAGTTTCAGGGATGCCAACGGGTGGATTATTGTCAAGAGGGATTGGCGCCGTTGCTGGGCTGTCTGACGGCATTCAAGATGAGGATGAGTACAAAGGGCTGGATAAGGCTGCGAAAGAAGCGAAAAAGGAGCTTGGCGGATTATTAAAGGCCGAAAAGAAAAGTACCCCGCCTAAACAAATAGCCGAGTTTAGAAAGGAATATGGCGAGATTCTAGATGGGTTAAACAAACCATTAGTTGTTGTCATCGACAATCTAGACCGCTGTTTGCCATCCAATGCCATTCATACTCTGGAAGCGATACGCTTGTTCTTGTTTTTGCCAAACACGGCGTTCGTAGTCGCCGCGGATGAAGGCATGATCCGATCGTCCGTTGCGAACCACTTTAAGGGCGCCTCAGAGCGTCATCAAATCGATTATCTTGATAAGTTGATCCAAATTCCAATACGAGTACCCAAGGCCGGTGTTAGAGAAATTAGGTCGTACCTGTTTATGTTATATGCAGTGTTTCATGAGGTACCGAAGGACAAGCTCGAAACACTTCGCCTTGAGCTAGAGCGGTCACTTAAAGAATCCTGGAAAGAGGAAGCAATCCCGAAACAGAAAGCTTTAGAGTTTGCAGGTGGTGATTCCGATGGTGCTTTGGCCATGGCTTATGATCGAGCTGACCGAATCGCACCGATCCTGGCTAACTCTCCCATTATTCATGGCAACCCTCGTATCGTTAAACGATTACTCAATGTGGTGCGCATGCGTTCACAGGTTGCTGAGCGCAGGAATATGCCGATCGATGAAGCGGTGATAACTAAGTTGGTGATTTTCGAACGGTGTATGGGCGCTGAAGCCACCGCGGATTTATATCGCATGATCGATGGTGAAAAAGGTACTCCAAAGCTATTGCAGGACTTAGAATCTGGTGAAGATGTTACTTGCCCGGACAGTTGGAACTTAAGCCCGGTTTCAAAAGATTTTGTGGTTAATTGGTCTTCCCTGCCCCCATCACTTGGTGGCATGGACCTTAGGGCTGCCATATATCTATCTCGAGAGACTATGCCAATAGGCTCCTATGCAGACGGTTTGTCTCCTCAGGCAGAAGAGCTGCTAAAAGTATTGGCTGATGTGCTTAATACCAGCTCGCCGGCAGCCACCGATGCTGTTGCCGCGATTGCACCTCTTGAGATTGTTCCTGTGATGGAAGGCTTGATCAATAACCTAAGACAGATAACGAGCTGGACTAAAAAGCCCCATGGTTTTGCCGGTGCTTGTCTATTGGCGAGACGATCGCCTGATGCCGCAACAATACTGGCACGCTTCATACTGTCGATTACCCGAGAGCGCATGTCTCCGTGGATGAAAACACTTCTTAAAGATGAAAACTGGTACAAGGAGAGCTAA
- the qatC gene encoding Qat anti-phage system QueC-like protein QatC has translation MITLVFNEDHTQLPAASENTIPVQLYGLPSAERADVSAIGSPALERIKRLGVEITTQSMDFLSIALAVTAADTFVRREDSEDGWTRAIRIALPLAEPDRWRNVSKRLASAFHFLSGDIWEFDFKEGGTLTPQPYRRRDRYQLIRLRGLDSVCLFSGGLDSAVGVIDLLKDGRKPLFVSHSYKGDKTKQDSVAEALDGRFARFSINAHPISANSETDISMRTRSCNFIAFAAVAAGALQEINRLERVELIVPENGFISINAPLTSRRIGSLSTRTTHPYFISSIQEIFRAVEISCEIINPYQFKTKGQMISECKDQSTLKAVVDQTVSCSHWKRSNQQCGYCVPCTIRRASLLAGNINEVNEYQYPDVTRVMTEPDKRDDLMALCIAISKRDSRNIPLWVSESGPLPADKIDEYSKVFTGGLEEVEAYFRLVGIL, from the coding sequence ATGATCACTCTAGTGTTCAATGAAGATCATACTCAACTACCAGCTGCGTCTGAAAACACTATCCCAGTCCAGCTATACGGGTTGCCAAGTGCAGAACGAGCCGATGTTTCGGCTATTGGGAGTCCTGCCTTGGAAAGAATTAAGCGGCTGGGTGTAGAGATTACTACGCAGTCCATGGACTTTCTATCAATTGCGCTGGCCGTTACCGCAGCGGACACCTTCGTTAGGCGAGAAGACTCTGAAGATGGCTGGACAAGGGCTATTAGAATAGCGCTACCACTTGCTGAGCCTGATAGATGGAGGAATGTTTCAAAGAGGCTGGCATCGGCATTCCATTTTCTAAGCGGTGATATTTGGGAGTTCGATTTCAAAGAGGGAGGCACGTTAACTCCCCAGCCGTACCGCCGAAGAGATCGATACCAGCTAATAAGGCTACGCGGCCTTGATTCTGTATGCCTATTTTCAGGCGGCCTAGATTCAGCTGTCGGGGTAATAGATTTACTCAAGGATGGAAGAAAGCCCCTTTTTGTCAGTCATTCTTACAAGGGTGATAAGACTAAGCAAGATTCGGTTGCCGAGGCACTGGACGGCAGGTTTGCTAGGTTTTCAATAAATGCGCACCCAATTTCCGCAAACAGTGAAACTGACATTAGCATGCGGACACGGAGTTGTAATTTTATTGCTTTTGCTGCTGTGGCCGCGGGCGCTCTTCAAGAAATCAATCGACTTGAAAGAGTTGAGCTGATTGTTCCAGAAAACGGCTTTATTTCAATTAACGCACCATTAACATCTCGTCGAATTGGATCGTTAAGCACGCGTACGACCCACCCATATTTTATTTCATCTATACAGGAGATATTTCGAGCCGTAGAAATCTCCTGTGAGATAATCAATCCTTATCAGTTTAAGACGAAGGGTCAGATGATTTCCGAGTGCAAGGATCAATCCACTCTTAAAGCGGTAGTTGATCAAACAGTCTCATGTAGCCATTGGAAGCGCTCTAACCAACAATGTGGATACTGCGTGCCTTGCACTATCCGGCGCGCATCATTATTGGCAGGTAATATTAACGAAGTGAATGAATATCAGTACCCTGATGTCACACGAGTTATGACCGAGCCAGATAAAAGGGATGATCTAATGGCTCTCTGTATAGCAATTAGTAAGCGTGATTCACGGAATATACCGCTATGGGTGTCTGAAAGCGGACCATTACCGGCAGATAAGATAGACGAATATTCAAAAGTCTTTACCGGTGGCCTTGAGGAAGTGGAGGCATACTTTCGATTGGTGGGCATTCTGTGA
- the qatD gene encoding Qat anti-phage system TatD family nuclease QatD, with protein MVDMHCHLDLYEDPFAIAKETVARGVGILSVTTTPKAWAGTKKLEQGLENSIYTALGLHPQLAAQRFDELGLFDAILPTTPFVGEIGLDGGKGFKNSMDIQLKVFRHILSNVHSSGGRVMSIHSRYATEQVLDELKGIDGAPILHWFTGSKRQLRRAIDLGCWFSVGPNMISSKGGAELVRYIPLNRILLETDGPFCKIDGEILMPWDCKKTIDGMIDLLGKSKPDISQLVSDNFTHLKKLVV; from the coding sequence ATAGTAGATATGCATTGCCATTTAGATCTGTATGAAGACCCTTTCGCAATAGCAAAAGAAACTGTGGCCAGGGGTGTAGGTATTTTATCCGTTACAACTACTCCGAAGGCATGGGCTGGAACTAAAAAGCTTGAGCAAGGCCTTGAGAATAGTATCTATACGGCACTCGGACTTCACCCGCAACTAGCAGCCCAGCGATTTGATGAGCTAGGTTTATTTGACGCGATACTCCCAACCACTCCATTCGTAGGTGAGATAGGCTTAGATGGAGGAAAGGGGTTTAAAAATAGCATGGATATACAGCTGAAGGTATTCAGGCATATATTGTCTAATGTACATTCTTCAGGAGGACGAGTTATGTCTATACATAGTAGGTATGCTACAGAACAAGTATTGGATGAGCTTAAAGGCATAGACGGAGCGCCTATCTTGCATTGGTTTACAGGCTCAAAAAGGCAGTTGAGACGAGCTATTGACCTTGGATGTTGGTTTTCAGTTGGGCCGAATATGATCAGTTCTAAAGGGGGGGCTGAGCTGGTTCGTTACATTCCTTTAAATCGGATATTGCTAGAGACAGATGGTCCATTTTGTAAAATAGATGGTGAAATATTGATGCCATGGGATTGTAAAAAAACGATAGATGGGATGATAGATCTGCTCGGGAAAAGTAAGCCGGATATCTCCCAATTAGTTTCTGACAATTTCACACATTTAAAAAAATTAGTTGTTTAA
- a CDS encoding TonB-dependent receptor plug domain-containing protein — MQNVVRRNILSVLLAAVCGPVYADFESIELGGLESGGELTVITPARLKQSVKDSPNSITVITSEMIRDMGADSILEALRLVPGVLINYRHSAATYASASYHGTNALSVKRMNVMINGRPIYRPALSQILWDNLPVNIDEVSRIEVVRGPASATYGANSFLSVINIITKGPVEQKNTLSVQSDSRGGHVLTGDYAVDFEKLRISLAASDTKEIGPDTTSRYDVSYIGNANEEFRGDLDRTYIKAVASLDLSRSSSLELDYRFTNTEREVDFVDSIQLEEPDITYTDHYFSAKLDHTKGNFYSAANYSYMESETRQDWQSCRPAVTLLDETYRLYTLSPNIFNELVNNQPPSISNEEELSAISGLFGRMASLGISQTDVVCATLDNNYDESTSLLEMESQYSTPEFRVSGVYSFRKDKAESNTYFNGDREQDIHSLSVNGMWLPNDKVTFNLGGNYESSEFFSGLFSPRTSINYHPTNSSSFRYTYSRAYRTPDMWEQTVDWKYRAYDASTSDFGIDDPTFYVRASSPGNLDAEKIISHELAYHGVLIDQSLVLDVKLFRDELSRLLSQELELSSFAPSNNGEAILRGVELETRYSPTRNSNVYMGLAYLENDASHIIERTLYSRYSGFVGLSQRLSDRLILSSMFSYASDDSREGVQGGYKRIDLTGTYKPEFSERLEFSLKARYWTNTKTSALYSVDSEILSNTLDYNDKYMLALKASYFY, encoded by the coding sequence ATGCAAAATGTAGTGAGAAGAAATATATTAAGTGTTTTATTGGCTGCTGTATGCGGGCCTGTCTATGCAGATTTTGAGTCTATTGAACTTGGTGGTTTGGAATCTGGAGGAGAGCTTACGGTAATTACTCCAGCAAGACTTAAGCAGTCTGTTAAAGATTCACCTAATAGCATAACTGTAATAACGAGCGAGATGATTCGTGATATGGGGGCTGATTCTATTCTTGAAGCCCTTAGATTGGTTCCTGGTGTTCTGATTAACTATCGGCATTCCGCGGCTACCTATGCATCTGCCAGTTACCACGGAACGAATGCACTTTCAGTCAAAAGAATGAATGTGATGATTAATGGTAGACCTATTTACCGTCCGGCATTATCTCAGATACTCTGGGATAACCTACCAGTTAATATTGATGAAGTGAGCCGAATCGAAGTCGTTCGTGGGCCCGCAAGCGCTACCTACGGAGCCAATTCCTTTTTATCTGTGATTAACATCATTACCAAAGGACCTGTTGAACAGAAAAATACACTTTCTGTTCAAAGTGATTCAAGAGGCGGTCACGTATTGACTGGTGATTATGCTGTAGATTTTGAAAAGTTGAGGATATCGTTAGCGGCAAGTGATACGAAAGAAATTGGGCCTGATACCACCAGCCGATATGATGTTAGCTATATAGGTAACGCTAACGAAGAGTTTAGAGGTGACTTGGATCGAACATATATTAAAGCAGTTGCAAGTTTAGATCTTTCGAGAAGTTCTAGTTTGGAATTGGACTATCGATTTACTAATACAGAGCGTGAAGTCGACTTCGTTGACTCGATACAACTCGAAGAGCCTGACATCACATATACTGATCATTACTTCAGTGCAAAGCTAGATCATACAAAAGGGAATTTTTATTCGGCAGCGAACTATAGCTATATGGAAAGTGAAACCAGACAGGATTGGCAGTCTTGTCGACCTGCAGTCACTCTTCTTGATGAGACATATCGTTTATATACGCTTAGCCCAAACATATTCAATGAACTCGTAAATAATCAACCTCCAAGTATTAGTAATGAAGAGGAATTGTCTGCTATAAGCGGGCTTTTTGGACGGATGGCATCTCTCGGAATTAGTCAAACTGATGTTGTATGCGCAACTTTAGACAATAACTATGATGAAAGTACCTCTCTGTTAGAAATGGAGAGTCAATATAGTACTCCAGAGTTTAGAGTTTCGGGTGTCTACAGCTTTCGAAAAGATAAGGCAGAATCTAATACTTATTTTAATGGGGATAGAGAGCAGGATATTCATAGTTTAAGTGTAAATGGAATGTGGCTACCAAATGATAAAGTAACCTTTAATCTCGGTGGGAACTATGAAAGCAGTGAATTCTTCAGCGGACTTTTTTCACCGCGAACGTCGATTAACTATCATCCGACTAATTCAAGTTCGTTTCGCTATACATATAGTCGAGCATACCGCACTCCTGATATGTGGGAGCAAACAGTGGACTGGAAATACCGAGCATATGATGCAAGTACGAGTGATTTCGGTATAGACGATCCAACTTTCTATGTTAGAGCATCATCCCCTGGCAACCTAGATGCGGAAAAAATTATTTCTCATGAGCTTGCTTATCATGGAGTTTTAATAGATCAATCACTAGTGTTAGATGTAAAGCTATTCCGAGATGAATTGTCTCGTTTGCTATCTCAAGAGTTAGAGCTATCTTCATTTGCACCGAGTAATAATGGGGAGGCTATATTAAGAGGGGTTGAACTAGAAACACGTTACAGTCCAACACGAAATAGTAATGTCTACATGGGCCTGGCATACCTTGAAAACGATGCATCACATATTATTGAGCGCACCTTATATAGTAGGTATTCGGGATTTGTTGGTTTATCACAGAGACTTTCCGATCGGCTAATATTGTCTTCAATGTTTTCTTACGCATCGGATGATTCAAGAGAAGGAGTGCAAGGTGGATATAAACGAATAGATTTAACGGGTACTTATAAACCCGAATTTAGTGAGAGACTGGAATTTTCATTAAAAGCGCGGTATTGGACTAACACTAAAACATCAGCGCTGTATTCTGTTGATAGTGAAATTTTATCTAATACTTTAGATTATAATGATAAGTACATGTTGGCACTAAAGGCGTCCTACTTCTACTAG
- a CDS encoding CPBP family intramembrane glutamic endopeptidase, protein MHALTTIPAKYIILVFTGITLVSMSIGIIPIEVMVLLAGFGVLLYFYPRLIQNEKYIKATCVWLGVVLFGLAIGLYRPDNFNYPLILDAVILHDKGNEYSLYFNTGKTIAGYMALCFLFILPALGKPYILLTTTRIVAVAVIPLAVLLLAYFSLDLNFYFKNLNYILLFGAINLLATCVSEEAFMRLIFQKEIGRLLGVYCRKPLVGESISLLLTTLLFTGTHIGPSLDITIVYAIAGFSYGLIYVLTKSIWYSIFCHFAVNILHFSLLTYPII, encoded by the coding sequence TTGCATGCTTTAACCACAATACCCGCTAAATATATCATTCTTGTTTTTACTGGAATAACTCTTGTATCAATGAGCATTGGCATTATTCCTATCGAAGTTATGGTATTGCTAGCTGGCTTTGGGGTTTTACTATATTTTTACCCTCGCCTTATACAAAACGAAAAATATATAAAAGCTACATGTGTATGGTTAGGCGTAGTGCTTTTTGGCCTTGCCATTGGTCTGTATCGGCCTGATAATTTCAATTACCCTCTAATTCTTGATGCTGTGATTTTACATGACAAAGGTAATGAGTATTCGTTATATTTCAATACAGGAAAAACGATTGCAGGTTACATGGCATTATGCTTTCTTTTTATTTTGCCGGCACTAGGAAAACCATACATCCTTCTTACAACTACAAGAATAGTAGCCGTTGCGGTAATTCCATTAGCCGTTCTGTTACTAGCCTACTTTTCTCTCGACCTCAATTTTTATTTTAAAAACCTAAATTACATCTTGCTATTTGGTGCCATAAATTTACTTGCCACGTGCGTGTCTGAAGAGGCATTTATGAGGCTAATCTTTCAAAAAGAAATTGGACGACTTTTAGGCGTCTACTGCCGGAAACCACTTGTAGGGGAAAGTATTTCTTTATTACTAACTACATTATTGTTTACGGGAACTCATATTGGTCCATCCTTGGACATAACCATCGTGTATGCGATAGCTGGTTTTTCATATGGGCTTATTTACGTGCTAACAAAAAGTATTTGGTATTCAATATTCTGCCACTTCGCAGTCAACATATTACATTTTAGTTTATTAACGTATCCCATCATTTAA
- a CDS encoding M50 family metallopeptidase, with protein MIEIFTMLLAILGISSVVIFHELGHFLFAKLFSMPIKSFSIGFGASKSWLKGGIEYRLGSIPLGGYISFLSRDEMTKRGFPNTVKTFNEYILWKRIVVLAAGPLVNLLLGAILLFSLLPSETTRLVPKIANVSPSSYAESHGITPGDTVLAVNGHDIKTRDDVITQIKLSYMDKDISFVILSAVTEESYSLTAPTSLWKGEGSKGLGITFISKNDTNGDPALIIHKKLTVFDRMVWTSEYAEMIFSTLIKTIIQLPTNSEARDQLGSLVMLGAEGTEAAKRSWPEYLLFLAGANFMIGLVNLLPFPFLDGSQILLSTIQGITRKPLPAVFEKTYYFIGGVALASLFIIGFLNDINRYFLG; from the coding sequence ATGATCGAAATATTTACAATGCTGTTGGCAATATTAGGGATTTCTAGTGTTGTAATTTTTCATGAGCTTGGTCATTTTTTGTTCGCTAAGTTGTTTTCGATGCCTATCAAATCATTCAGTATAGGGTTCGGTGCGAGCAAGTCATGGTTAAAAGGCGGCATCGAATACCGTCTAGGCTCTATCCCATTAGGGGGTTATATTTCCTTTCTCTCACGCGACGAAATGACAAAACGAGGGTTTCCAAACACAGTCAAAACGTTTAATGAGTACATCTTGTGGAAGCGTATTGTCGTACTCGCAGCGGGCCCATTAGTGAATTTGCTGTTAGGAGCCATTCTGCTCTTTTCACTCCTCCCAAGTGAAACCACTAGGCTAGTTCCTAAAATTGCTAACGTTTCACCATCCTCCTATGCTGAGTCGCATGGTATTACACCTGGTGATACCGTACTGGCCGTCAACGGACATGATATTAAGACACGTGACGACGTAATCACGCAGATCAAACTTAGCTATATGGACAAAGATATTAGCTTTGTTATTTTGTCTGCAGTTACCGAAGAATCATACTCTCTAACCGCACCAACTAGCTTGTGGAAAGGGGAGGGGAGCAAGGGTTTAGGGATAACATTTATCTCCAAAAACGATACCAATGGCGACCCTGCTTTAATAATCCATAAAAAATTGACCGTATTCGATCGCATGGTGTGGACGAGCGAATATGCAGAAATGATTTTCTCAACACTAATCAAAACAATAATCCAGTTACCAACAAATTCGGAGGCTCGAGATCAACTTGGTAGCCTAGTAATGCTTGGAGCCGAAGGTACCGAAGCCGCTAAACGAAGTTGGCCTGAATATTTGTTATTTCTAGCCGGGGCCAATTTCATGATTGGACTTGTAAACCTACTACCGTTCCCATTTCTGGATGGTTCACAAATACTTCTTAGTACTATACAAGGTATTACTCGAAAACCACTCCCTGCTGTTTTTGAGAAAACATATTATTTCATTGGAGGAGTTGCTCTAGCGTCGCTCTTCATCATCGGATTCTTGAACGATATCAATAGATACTTTCTTGGGTAA